From Delphinus delphis chromosome X, mDelDel1.2, whole genome shotgun sequence, a single genomic window includes:
- the RPA4 gene encoding replication protein A 30 kDa subunit has translation MSKNGFGSYGGISAAGGAIGSNDPPSQGRVALAFKSIRYRSRIQDIIPCCVNQLLTSTVIDDVFMIRGIEVSLVAIVGIIRQAETATNYVLYKIDDMTTKPINVRQWVGRDRAKQGITLLPVRVYAKVLGILKSSAEVKSLEVLKIRVLEDTNEFTTHILETVNAHMMLDKAASGQSVPVVPSEMDEAQMHSDYHPDFIRKEVLRLIQEYPR, from the coding sequence ATGAGTAAGAATGGGTTTGGGAGCTATGGCGGCATCTCTGCTGCAGGCGGAGCCATCGGAAGCAATGACCCACCGTCTCAGGGCAGGGTAGCTCTTGCGTTTAAGTCCATACGATACAGGTCCCGAATCCAGGATATTATACCTTGCTGTGTAAACCAGCTGCTCACCTCCACTGTGATTGATGATGTCTTCATGATTAGGGGAATCGAGGTTTCCCTAGTCGCTATCGTGGGGATAATCAGGCAGGCAGAGACGGCTACAAATTACGTTCTTTACAAGATTGATGATATGACCACCAAGCCTATCAACGTCCGCCAGTGGGTCGGCAGAGATAGAGCAAAGCAGGGGATAACTCTCCTTCCAGTGAGAGTATACGCCAAAGTGTTAGGTATCCTCAAATCTTCTGCGGAGGTGAAGAGCCTTGAGGTGTTGAAAATCCGTGTCCTGGAGGACACGAACGAGTTCACCACACATATTCTAGAAACGGTTAACGCGCACATGATGCTGGATAAAGCGGCCTCTGGGCAAAGTGTCCCTGTTGTTCCCTCAGAAATGGATGAGGCCCAGATGCACAGCGATTACCACCCCGACTTCATCCGGAAGGAGGTGCTGCGTTTGATTCAGGAGTATCCTCGATAG